One region of Flavobacterium sp. GSB-24 genomic DNA includes:
- a CDS encoding WbqC family protein, whose protein sequence is MNSLILPTYFPSISHFAVIAQSEKITFEMEDNFQKQTNRNRTYIYSPNGIQLLNIPVKHSKEAHQKTKDILIENEFDWQKQHFKSLEAAYRSSPFFEYFEDDIVPIFEKKHTFLMDLNFEVLDIVTKCLRMKFEFGKTTEYFHETPDFADFRYLANGKKDTNSFEKYSQVFDDKHGFINNLSVLDLLFNEGKFAMDYLKTQKLDIK, encoded by the coding sequence ATGAATTCCTTAATACTTCCGACTTATTTTCCATCTATTAGTCATTTTGCAGTAATAGCGCAATCTGAAAAAATCACATTTGAAATGGAGGATAATTTTCAGAAACAAACTAATAGAAATAGAACTTACATCTATAGTCCAAACGGAATTCAATTATTAAATATTCCTGTTAAACATTCCAAAGAAGCACATCAAAAGACAAAAGACATTTTGATTGAAAATGAATTTGACTGGCAGAAACAGCATTTTAAATCGCTGGAAGCAGCTTATAGAAGCTCGCCCTTCTTCGAATACTTCGAGGATGACATCGTGCCTATATTCGAAAAAAAACATACTTTTTTAATGGATCTGAATTTTGAAGTTTTGGACATTGTAACAAAATGTCTTCGAATGAAATTTGAATTTGGGAAAACAACAGAATATTTTCATGAAACACCAGATTTCGCTGATTTTAGATATTTAGCGAACGGAAAAAAAGACACAAACTCTTTCGAAAAATACAGTCAGGTATTTGACGACAAACATGGTTTCATAAACAACTTAAGTGTTTTAGACTTACTTTTTAATGAAGGTAAATTTGCAATGGATTATTTGAAAACTCAGAAACTAGATATCAAATAG
- a CDS encoding endonuclease/exonuclease/phosphatase family protein: MKNLSWFNKIMFFLNIVLTVLTFSVYILPFLAPKSFPLLSVLTLFMPAFFVANGLFFVYWAIQFKKRLILSGLVLLTGITFINKFYKFSAKEYVQDEKDFSVMSYNVRLFNVFKWLDRDDIPSNIKAFIDEKDPDILCIQEYSNSAHIDLKVYPHRYIFIDGKQIKTGQAIFSKFPIINEGNIIFPKSDNNVVYADIKRGKDVIRVYNMHLQSIKISPDVSEISDDIDNVNQKKSQRIYARISKGFTQQQEQAEIFKENIKQCKTPFIICGDMNNSPFSYVYRSIKGKQKDAFEEAGKGFGATYKFRYYPARIDYIFTDSKMKVKQFESFSDFENSDHYPIMTRLSME; this comes from the coding sequence ATGAAAAACCTTTCTTGGTTTAATAAGATAATGTTCTTTTTGAATATAGTCCTGACTGTGCTTACGTTTAGTGTCTATATTTTACCTTTTTTAGCACCTAAGAGCTTTCCGCTTTTATCGGTGCTTACTTTGTTTATGCCGGCCTTTTTTGTTGCAAATGGGTTATTCTTCGTTTATTGGGCAATTCAATTTAAAAAGCGTCTTATTTTGTCTGGTTTGGTATTGCTGACTGGAATTACCTTCATTAATAAATTTTATAAATTTTCTGCAAAAGAATATGTTCAAGACGAAAAAGACTTTTCTGTGATGAGCTATAATGTCCGCCTTTTTAATGTTTTTAAATGGCTGGATCGAGATGATATTCCATCAAATATTAAAGCTTTTATAGATGAAAAAGATCCAGATATTCTTTGTATTCAAGAGTACTCAAACTCGGCGCATATTGATTTAAAGGTGTATCCGCATCGTTATATTTTTATAGATGGAAAACAGATTAAAACAGGTCAGGCTATCTTTTCAAAATTTCCTATTATAAACGAAGGAAATATTATCTTTCCTAAATCAGATAATAATGTGGTTTATGCTGATATTAAGCGCGGAAAAGATGTGATTCGTGTTTATAATATGCACTTACAATCTATTAAAATTTCTCCAGATGTAAGTGAAATTTCAGATGATATTGATAATGTAAATCAGAAGAAATCACAACGTATTTATGCCAGAATAAGTAAAGGTTTTACGCAGCAGCAGGAACAGGCAGAGATTTTTAAAGAGAATATTAAGCAGTGCAAAACTCCGTTTATTATCTGCGGCGATATGAATAACAGTCCTTTTTCTTATGTATATCGAAGTATTAAGGGAAAGCAAAAAGACGCCTTCGAAGAAGCAGGAAAAGGTTTTGGAGCTACCTATAAATTCCGTTATTACCCTGCTAGGATTGACTACATTTTTACAGACAGTAAAATGAAAGTAAAACAATTTGAAAGCTTCTCAGATTTTGAAAACTCAGATCATTATCCTATTATGACGAGGCTTTCGATGGAATAA
- a CDS encoding rhomboid family intramembrane serine protease: MNILDDLKLQYRLGGIAMRVIYWNIACFIISLIFFYQFSIGQFDFPSWIALSSDPQVFMFKPWTFLTYAFFHDGFFHLLFNMMVLNFASSLFLTYFTQKQYLGLYILSALFAGVAFALSFYLSNISGSIVGASAAIMAILVAATTYSPLMNVRLFLFGNVKLWHITAVILVLDLMQFRLGNMGGHISHLAGAFFGFIYIKLLQNGTDLSIIVSKTLDFFANLFRKSPSTPFTKVHKNYKKPTERSTSRIVTKDKTQQQIDEILDKISQSGYDCLTKEEKEFLFKAGK, from the coding sequence ATGAATATTCTAGACGATTTGAAATTACAATATAGATTGGGAGGCATAGCCATGCGCGTTATTTATTGGAATATCGCATGTTTTATAATCTCATTAATATTTTTCTATCAATTTTCAATTGGTCAATTTGATTTTCCAAGCTGGATTGCGTTATCGTCAGATCCTCAGGTTTTCATGTTCAAACCTTGGACTTTTTTAACCTATGCATTTTTTCACGATGGGTTTTTCCATTTGTTGTTTAATATGATGGTTTTGAACTTTGCAAGTTCATTGTTCTTAACTTATTTTACTCAAAAACAATATTTAGGATTGTATATTCTGAGTGCTCTTTTTGCGGGAGTTGCTTTTGCATTAAGTTTTTATTTGTCAAATATCAGCGGTTCTATTGTTGGTGCATCTGCAGCCATAATGGCAATTTTAGTTGCGGCAACAACTTATTCTCCGCTAATGAATGTCCGTTTGTTTTTGTTCGGAAACGTTAAGTTATGGCATATTACGGCTGTAATTTTAGTTTTAGATTTAATGCAGTTTCGTTTAGGGAATATGGGTGGGCATATATCGCATCTTGCAGGTGCTTTTTTTGGATTTATCTATATTAAATTACTCCAAAATGGTACAGATTTAAGTATCATTGTTTCTAAAACATTAGATTTCTTTGCAAATCTTTTTAGAAAATCTCCTTCGACCCCATTTACAAAAGTTCATAAAAATTACAAAAAACCTACAGAAAGATCAACATCAAGAATTGTTACGAAAGATAAGACGCAGCAACAAATTGATGAGATTTTAGACAAGATCAGCCAATCTGGTTATGACTGCCTGACAAAAGAAGAAAAAGAGTTTTTATTTAAAGCTGGAAAATAA
- a CDS encoding rhomboid family intramembrane serine protease produces the protein MMNMTPVVKQLLIINIIFFIGSQLVPVSYEYLAMFFPENPNFKVWQPITHMFMHGGIMHIAFNMFALVSFGSALEHFWGGKKFIFFYISCGLGSALLHTLVNYYFFQDTMSTLTANGFNKTQILQLLSEGKIDTRWQSLVSVAQFEGFTSAYIGTVVGASGAIYGLLTAFAFMFPNAELALMFIPIPIKAKYFVPGLLLIDLFLGVKGTSLFGGGGTGIAHFAHVGGAITGFLMMWYWKKNQFNSNRWN, from the coding sequence ATGATGAACATGACTCCAGTGGTTAAACAACTGCTAATTATTAATATTATATTTTTTATTGGTTCTCAGTTAGTGCCGGTTTCTTATGAGTATCTGGCAATGTTTTTTCCTGAAAATCCTAATTTTAAAGTTTGGCAGCCAATAACACATATGTTTATGCATGGTGGTATTATGCATATTGCATTTAATATGTTTGCATTGGTTTCTTTTGGATCTGCTTTGGAGCATTTTTGGGGAGGAAAAAAATTCATCTTCTTTTATATTTCTTGTGGTTTAGGCTCAGCTTTACTTCATACTCTTGTGAACTATTATTTTTTTCAGGATACAATGAGTACTTTGACAGCAAATGGTTTTAATAAAACGCAGATTTTACAACTTTTAAGTGAAGGAAAAATTGATACTAGATGGCAGAGTTTGGTAAGTGTGGCTCAATTTGAAGGATTTACGAGTGCTTATATAGGAACAGTTGTGGGAGCATCAGGCGCTATTTACGGTTTACTAACGGCTTTTGCATTTATGTTTCCTAATGCTGAACTAGCACTAATGTTTATCCCTATTCCAATTAAAGCAAAATACTTTGTTCCGGGGCTTTTGTTGATTGACTTGTTTTTAGGCGTTAAGGGGACTTCCTTGTTTGGCGGTGGAGGTACTGGAATAGCGCACTTTGCACACGTTGGTGGTGCTATTACTGGTTTTTTAATGATGTGGTACTGGAAAAAAAATCAGTTTAACAGTAATCGTTGGAATTAA